The following proteins are co-located in the Ailuropoda melanoleuca isolate Jingjing chromosome 13, ASM200744v2, whole genome shotgun sequence genome:
- the MTG2 gene encoding mitochondrial ribosome-associated GTPase 2 — MVPSRLLSVGPRTVLGIVGRWTRVRLWPASPRLHSASCADRAKYQEPPRKKLLSEKKLKRHFVDHRRVLVCGGRGGDGVSCFHSEPRKEFGGPDGGDGGNGGHVVLRADQQVKSLSSVLSRYQGAHGEAGGRKNCSGRSGAVLYVRVPVGTLVKEGKEVVADLSCPGDEYIAALGGAGGKGNRFFLANDNRAPVTCTPGEPGQQRILFLELKTVAHAGMVGFPNAGKSSLLRAISNARPAVASYPFTTLKPHVGIVHCEDHQQIAVADIPGIVRGAHQNRGLGSTFLRHIERCRFLLFVVDLSEPEPWTQVEDLKSELEKYEAGLSERPHVIVANKIDLPQARAALPPLRAHLGRSVIALSAATGENLEELLLRLQELHGQHVAAELRW, encoded by the exons ATGGTGCCTTCGAGGCTTCTTTCCGTAGGACCTCGGACTGTGCTTGGGATCGTGGGGCGCTGGACTCGGGTCCGGCTGTGGCCTGCTTCTCCCAGGCTGCACTCAGCCAGCTGTGCGGACCGCGCCAAGTACCAGGAACCCCCCAGGAAAAAACTGCTCTCCGAGAAAAAACTG AAGAGACATTTTGTGGACCATCGCCGAGTCCTCGTCTGCGGGGGCCGTGGAGGCGACGGGGTGAGCTGCTTCCACAGTGAGCCCCGGAAGGAGTTCGGAGGCCCCGACGGTGGTGACGGAGGCAACGGTGGCCACGTCGTCCTGAGAG CTGACCAGCAAGTCAAGTCGCTGTCCTCGGTGCTGTCGCGGTACCAGGGTGCCCACGGAGAGGCCGGCGGCAGGAAGAACTGCTCTGGGCGCAGCGGCGCCGTCCTCTACGTCCGG GTCCCTGTGGGCACGTTagtgaaggagggaaaggaagtcGTGGCTGACCTGTCGTGCCCAGGCGATGAGTACATCGCTGCTCTGGGCGGGGCAGGAGGAAAAGGTAACCGCTTTTTCCTGGCCAATGATAACCGCGCGCCTGTGACTTGCACCCCCGGAGAGCCCGGTCAGCAGCGCATCCTCTTCCTGGAGCTCAAGACAGTGGCCCACGCTGGGATG GTTGGGTTCCCCAATGCAGGGAAGTCCTCGCTTCTCCGGGCCATTTCGAACGCGAGACCTGCTGTGGCTTCCTACCCGTTCACCACCTTAAAGCCCCACGTTGGGATTGTTCACTGTGAGGACCACCAGCAGATAGCAG TGGCTGACATCCCAGGCATCGTCCGGGGCGCGCACCAGAACCGGGGCCTGGGGAGCACCTTCCTCAGGCACATCGAGCGCTGCCGCTTCCTCTTGTTCGTCGTGGATCTTTCAGAGCCGGAGCCGTGGACTCAGGTGGAGGACCTGAAGTCTGAGCTGGAGAAGTATGAAGCCGGCCTGTCCGAACGACCCCATGTGATCGTAGCGAATAAGATCGACCTCCCTCAGGCCAGAGCCGCTCTGCCCCCGCTGCGGGCCCACCTGGGCCGGAGCGTCATTGCGCTGTCGGCGGCAACCGGGGAGAACTTGGAGGAGCTGCTGCTGCGCCTGCAGGAGCTCCACGGCCAGCACGTGGCGGCCGAACTCAGGTGGTAG